A stretch of the uncultured Bacteroides sp. genome encodes the following:
- the scpA gene encoding methylmalonyl-CoA mutase, with amino-acid sequence MRPDFKNIDIYAGFKHENGAEWQKANGIEANWKTPEHIDVKPVYTKEDLEGMEHLDYAAGIPPYLRGPYSVMYTLRPWTIRQYAGFSTAEESNAFYRRNLASGQKGLSVAFDLPTHRGYDPDHERVVGDVGKAGVSICSLENMKTLFDGIPLNKMSVSMTMNGAVLPILAFYINAGLEQGAKLEEMAGTIQNDILKEFMVRNTYIYPPAFSMKIISDIFEYTSQKMPKFNSISISGYHMQEAGATADIELAYTLADGLEYLRAGVAAGINIDAFAPRLSFFWAIGTNHFMEIAKMRAARMLWAKIVKQFNPKNPKSLALRTHCQTSGWSLTEQDPFNNVGRTCIEAMAAALGHTQSLHTNALDEAIALPTDFSARIARNTQIYIQEETYICKNVDPWGGSYYVESLTNDLAHKAWERIEEIEKLGGMAKAIETGVPKLRIEEAAARAQARIDSGSQTIVGVNKYRLDKEAPIDILEIDNTAVRLDQIERLKELKEGRDEAKVQAALEAITKCAESKEGNLLELAVEAAHVRATLGEISDACEKIVGRYKAVIRTISGVYSSESKNDSDFKRACELAEKFAKKEGRQPRIMIAKMGQDGHDRGAKVVATGYADCGFDVDMGPLFQTPAEAARDAVENDVHVVGVSSLAAGHKTLIPQIIDELKRLGREDILVIAGGVIPAQDYDYLYQAGVAAIFGPGSPVAKAACQILEILLEEE; translated from the coding sequence ATGAGACCAGATTTTAAAAATATAGATATATATGCCGGATTCAAGCACGAGAATGGTGCTGAATGGCAAAAAGCTAATGGCATTGAAGCTAACTGGAAAACTCCGGAGCATATTGATGTTAAGCCTGTTTACACGAAAGAAGATCTTGAAGGAATGGAGCATCTTGATTATGCTGCCGGTATTCCCCCTTACCTCCGTGGTCCTTATTCTGTAATGTACACTCTTCGCCCCTGGACTATCCGCCAATATGCGGGATTCTCTACAGCTGAAGAATCAAATGCTTTCTACCGCAGAAACCTTGCTTCCGGACAAAAAGGATTATCCGTGGCATTTGACTTACCAACTCACCGCGGATATGATCCCGATCATGAACGTGTAGTGGGCGATGTGGGTAAAGCCGGAGTTTCTATTTGTTCTTTGGAAAACATGAAAACTCTGTTTGATGGTATTCCATTGAACAAGATGTCTGTTTCCATGACAATGAACGGTGCTGTTCTTCCTATCCTTGCTTTTTATATCAATGCAGGACTAGAGCAAGGAGCTAAACTGGAAGAGATGGCCGGAACAATCCAGAATGACATTCTAAAGGAATTCATGGTACGTAACACATACATCTACCCACCAGCATTCTCTATGAAGATTATCTCTGATATCTTTGAGTATACTTCTCAGAAAATGCCTAAGTTCAATTCAATTTCTATTTCTGGTTATCACATGCAGGAAGCAGGTGCTACCGCAGATATTGAATTAGCATATACCTTAGCCGACGGTTTAGAATATCTTCGTGCCGGTGTTGCTGCAGGTATTAATATTGATGCATTTGCACCACGTTTATCTTTCTTCTGGGCAATAGGAACTAACCATTTCATGGAAATTGCAAAGATGCGTGCTGCACGTATGTTGTGGGCAAAGATTGTAAAACAATTCAATCCTAAAAATCCAAAATCACTTGCGTTACGTACTCACTGTCAGACTTCTGGCTGGTCATTAACAGAACAAGACCCATTTAATAATGTAGGCCGTACCTGTATTGAAGCAATGGCAGCAGCACTGGGACACACTCAATCACTTCACACAAATGCTTTGGATGAAGCAATTGCATTGCCAACAGATTTCTCTGCACGTATTGCTCGTAATACTCAGATCTATATTCAGGAAGAAACATATATTTGCAAGAACGTTGACCCATGGGGTGGTTCTTATTATGTTGAAAGCCTGACAAATGATCTTGCTCACAAAGCATGGGAACGTATCGAGGAAATTGAAAAGCTTGGAGGAATGGCAAAAGCTATTGAAACAGGTGTTCCTAAACTTCGTATTGAGGAAGCTGCAGCTCGTGCTCAGGCTCGTATCGACTCGGGTTCTCAGACTATTGTAGGTGTTAATAAGTACCGTTTGGACAAGGAAGCTCCTATTGATATTCTTGAAATTGACAACACTGCCGTACGCTTAGATCAGATTGAGCGTCTGAAAGAGTTAAAAGAAGGCCGCGACGAAGCTAAAGTTCAGGCTGCCCTTGAAGCAATCACCAAATGTGCAGAAAGCAAGGAAGGTAACTTATTGGAACTGGCTGTTGAAGCTGCACATGTAAGAGCAACTCTAGGAGAGATTTCCGATGCTTGCGAAAAGATTGTAGGACGTTATAAAGCTGTAATTAGAACTATATCAGGCGTGTATTCATCAGAAAGTAAAAACGATTCAGACTTCAAACGTGCATGTGAACTTGCAGAGAAGTTTGCAAAGAAAGAGGGACGTCAACCTCGTATCATGATTGCTAAAATGGGACAGGACGGTCACGACCGCGGTGCTAAAGTAGTTGCAACAGGTTATGCCGACTGTGGTTTTGATGTGGATATGGGACCGTTGTTCCAAACTCCGGCAGAAGCTGCTCGTGATGCCGTTGAAAACGATGTTCATGTAGTTGGTGTTTCTTCATTGGCTGCAGGTCACAAGACTTTGATACCTCAGATCATTGACGAATTAAAAAGACTGGGGCGTGAAGACATCCTTGTAATTGCTGGCGGTGTTATCCCTGCACAAGACTATGACTATCTGTATCAGGCAGGTGTAGCCGCAATCTTCGGTCCAGGTTCACCAGTAGCAAAAGCTGCTTGTCAAATCCTTGAGATTCTGCTTGAAGAAGAATAG
- the mutA gene encoding methylmalonyl-CoA mutase small subunit codes for MADSREKLFSDFSPVGTGQWMEKVTADLKGADFEKKLVWKTNEGFKVKPFYRMEDLEGLKTTDNLPGEFPYLRGTKKDNVWLVRQNILADCPKTANAKALDILNKGIDSLEFSIKGEDVSAEFIETLLNDICAECVELNFSTCQSNVVELAQLLVAYFGKKSYDVTKLHGSINYDYFNQMLTKGKEKGNLVQTAKDLIEATKSLPFYRVITVNALSLNNAGSYISQELGYALAWGNEYLNLLVEAGITATAGAKKIKFNFGISSNYFLEIAKFRAARMLWANIVSSYKPACTRECPNTAEDEECRCAAKMKVHAETSTFNLTLFDAHVNLLRTQTETMSAALAGVDSLTVTPFDKTYQTPDDFSERIARNQQLLLKEESNFDKVVDPAAGSYYIENLTTSIAQQAWNLFLKVEDEGGFYAAVKAGSVQADINETGKARHIAVSSRKEILLGTNQFPNFNEKAGDKRPVNNNCCNEGDSCECTVPVLNFSRAASEFEALRLQTEAASHRPKAFMLTIGNLSMRQARAQFACNFLGCAGYETIDNLGFETVEEGVEASMEAKADIVVLCSSDDEYAENAVPAFKAVNNRAMFIIAGAPACMDTLKAEGIENFIHVRANVLDTLKQYNAKLGIK; via the coding sequence ATGGCAGATAGTAGAGAGAAACTCTTTTCGGATTTTTCCCCTGTTGGCACAGGCCAGTGGATGGAAAAAGTAACAGCCGACCTTAAAGGGGCTGACTTCGAAAAGAAACTCGTTTGGAAAACAAACGAAGGATTTAAAGTTAAACCATTCTACAGAATGGAAGATTTGGAGGGACTGAAAACGACCGACAATTTACCTGGGGAATTCCCTTACCTTCGGGGAACAAAGAAAGACAACGTATGGCTTGTTCGCCAGAACATTCTTGCCGATTGTCCAAAAACAGCCAATGCTAAAGCATTAGACATTCTCAACAAAGGCATTGATTCTCTTGAATTTTCTATCAAAGGAGAAGATGTTAGTGCTGAATTTATCGAAACATTACTCAATGACATCTGTGCAGAATGTGTTGAACTAAACTTCTCAACTTGTCAAAGTAATGTAGTAGAACTAGCCCAACTGTTAGTTGCATATTTTGGGAAGAAGAGCTATGATGTAACAAAATTGCATGGTTCTATTAATTATGATTACTTCAACCAAATGCTGACTAAAGGTAAAGAGAAAGGAAACCTTGTACAAACCGCAAAAGATCTGATTGAAGCAACTAAGTCTTTGCCTTTCTACAGAGTAATTACCGTAAATGCTTTGTCTCTCAATAATGCAGGATCTTATATTTCTCAGGAACTTGGATATGCCTTGGCTTGGGGCAATGAATATCTTAATTTACTAGTTGAAGCCGGCATCACAGCAACTGCTGGAGCCAAGAAAATCAAATTCAACTTCGGTATCAGCTCCAACTATTTTCTGGAAATTGCTAAATTCCGTGCTGCACGTATGTTATGGGCAAACATTGTAAGTTCTTACAAACCAGCCTGCACAAGAGAATGTCCAAATACTGCTGAAGATGAAGAATGTCGCTGCGCAGCTAAAATGAAAGTTCATGCTGAGACATCGACTTTCAATCTTACCCTCTTTGATGCACACGTAAACTTGCTTCGTACACAAACCGAAACAATGAGTGCAGCTCTTGCAGGAGTAGATTCATTAACCGTTACTCCCTTTGATAAAACTTATCAGACTCCTGATGATTTTTCAGAACGCATTGCCCGCAACCAACAATTACTTTTGAAAGAGGAATCAAACTTCGATAAAGTAGTTGATCCCGCCGCAGGTTCTTATTATATTGAAAATCTAACTACTTCTATTGCCCAACAGGCATGGAACCTCTTCTTGAAAGTGGAAGATGAAGGCGGTTTCTATGCAGCAGTGAAAGCAGGAAGTGTTCAGGCTGATATTAATGAAACCGGAAAAGCAAGACATATTGCTGTATCAAGTCGCAAAGAAATTCTTTTAGGAACCAACCAATTCCCTAATTTCAATGAGAAAGCTGGTGATAAAAGACCTGTTAATAACAATTGTTGCAATGAAGGCGATTCTTGTGAATGCACAGTCCCTGTCCTTAATTTCAGCCGTGCTGCAAGTGAATTTGAAGCATTGCGTCTGCAAACAGAAGCAGCTAGCCACCGCCCTAAAGCATTTATGCTCACTATCGGTAATCTTTCTATGCGTCAGGCAAGAGCTCAGTTTGCATGTAACTTTCTGGGATGTGCTGGTTATGAAACAATTGACAATCTTGGATTCGAAACGGTAGAAGAAGGTGTAGAAGCTTCTATGGAAGCTAAAGCTGACATCGTGGTTCTTTGTTCCAGTGACGATGAATATGCAGAAAATGCTGTTCCGGCATTTAAAGCTGTTAATAATCGTGCTATGTTTATAATTGCCGGTGCTCCGGCTTGCATGGACACTCTAAAAGCTGAAGGCATTGAAAACTTCATTCATGTCCGTGCCAATGTTTTGGATACCTTGAAACAATATAATGCTAAATTAGGAATAAAGTAA
- a CDS encoding putative transporter, translating to MDWLQTLLTDPESVAHIVMLYAFVIVLGVLLGKIKIFGVSLGVTFVLFAGILMGHFGFTGNVNILHFIREFGLILFVFCIGLQVGPSFFSSFKKGGMTMNLLAFGIVALNITVALVLYYALNGRVELPMMVGILSGAVTNTPGLGAAQEAINQLHTAGVIQNVPQIALGYAVAYPLGVIGIIGAMILVRVIFRINSKVEEEDWNSVTDDSQNKPHIVHLEVHNEAIFGKEISYVMNLAGRPFVVSRIRKEGKVSISNPDTILNKGDQIFVVCSEADAEAVSAFIGKEVTVDWEEPNSPLVSRRILVTKSEMNGKKLGQLKLPNLSGVNITRVNRSGVDLFANPNLVLQVGDRVTAVGSQDAIENVATEMGNSMKRLNEPNILTIFVGIFVGILFGSLPFAFPGIPTPVKLGLAGGPLVISILIGRFGYKLNLVTFTTQSANLMLREVGLLLFLASVGIEAGGKFFETVVQGDGLLWVGCGFLITFIPLIIVGLVGRGYFKINYFMLMGLIAGSNTDPPALAYATQSTGSDAPAVGYSTVYPLTMFLRVLTAQLIILLLM from the coding sequence ATGGATTGGTTACAAACATTGTTAACAGACCCAGAATCAGTTGCTCACATTGTTATGCTATACGCATTTGTGATTGTTCTCGGAGTCTTGTTAGGGAAGATAAAAATCTTCGGAGTTTCTTTAGGTGTTACATTTGTTTTGTTTGCCGGAATTCTTATGGGGCATTTCGGCTTTACCGGTAACGTTAACATTCTTCATTTTATTCGCGAGTTCGGATTAATTTTATTCGTATTCTGTATAGGACTACAGGTTGGACCTTCTTTCTTTTCTTCCTTTAAGAAAGGTGGAATGACAATGAATTTACTGGCCTTTGGAATTGTAGCTCTTAACATTACAGTTGCGTTAGTTCTTTATTATGCCCTTAACGGTAGGGTTGAGCTTCCTATGATGGTGGGTATTCTTTCCGGTGCGGTAACTAATACTCCCGGACTCGGTGCTGCTCAGGAAGCTATTAATCAATTGCATACGGCAGGAGTTATTCAAAATGTGCCTCAAATAGCATTAGGATATGCAGTTGCTTATCCACTTGGAGTAATAGGCATCATCGGAGCTATGATTCTGGTACGTGTAATCTTCCGCATTAATTCTAAAGTAGAAGAGGAAGATTGGAATTCAGTGACAGACGATAGTCAGAATAAACCTCATATAGTACATCTTGAAGTTCATAACGAGGCGATTTTTGGTAAGGAAATATCTTATGTAATGAATCTTGCCGGACGTCCTTTCGTAGTATCACGCATTCGTAAAGAAGGAAAAGTTTCTATTTCAAATCCTGATACTATTCTTAATAAAGGAGATCAAATCTTTGTAGTTTGCTCAGAAGCTGACGCTGAGGCTGTCTCTGCTTTTATAGGCAAGGAAGTCACGGTGGATTGGGAAGAACCAAATTCTCCTTTAGTATCTCGTAGGATTCTGGTTACAAAATCTGAGATGAATGGAAAGAAACTGGGACAATTGAAACTTCCTAATCTATCTGGAGTGAACATTACTCGTGTAAATCGTTCGGGCGTAGATCTTTTTGCCAACCCTAACCTTGTGCTTCAAGTGGGAGACCGCGTTACAGCTGTGGGAAGTCAGGATGCCATAGAAAATGTAGCTACTGAAATGGGTAATTCAATGAAACGTCTTAATGAACCTAATATTCTGACAATTTTTGTTGGTATCTTTGTTGGTATTCTTTTTGGGAGTCTTCCTTTTGCTTTTCCAGGAATACCTACTCCAGTGAAACTTGGATTAGCTGGTGGTCCATTAGTTATTTCTATTCTGATTGGCCGGTTTGGATATAAATTAAATTTAGTTACTTTTACCACTCAAAGTGCTAACTTGATGTTGCGTGAAGTAGGACTTCTTCTTTTCCTTGCAAGTGTAGGAATTGAGGCCGGAGGTAAGTTTTTTGAAACAGTAGTTCAGGGTGATGGCTTATTGTGGGTTGGCTGTGGATTCCTCATAACCTTCATCCCATTGATTATTGTTGGATTGGTAGGACGCGGATATTTCAAGATCAATTATTTTATGTTGATGGGACTTATTGCAGGAAGTAATACTGATCCTCCCGCATTGGCTTATGCAACTCAATCAACTGGTAGTGATGCACCGGCTGTTGGATACTCTACTGTTTATCCGTTAACAATGTTTTTACGTGTGTTGACAGCACAGTTAATTATACTTCTGTTGATGTAG
- a CDS encoding cytidylate kinase-like family protein: protein MNNKYVINIGRQLGSGGREIGAKLAAQLDISFYDKELINIASQESGLCKEFFEKADEKASRSTIGLFGMRFPFINDGTIPNNNCLSNDALFKIQSDAIRKLAEEESCLFVGRCADYILRDNPHCVNIFISASKEDRIKRLCLKMGIDAEKAEGLMDKTDRERASYYNYYSYKIWGAASTYHLCIDSSALGIDETVEFIKLFIRKKLGL, encoded by the coding sequence ATGAATAATAAGTATGTTATAAATATTGGCCGTCAGTTAGGAAGCGGAGGAAGGGAGATTGGAGCAAAACTTGCCGCACAGCTTGATATTTCTTTTTATGATAAAGAATTGATAAATATTGCTTCACAAGAAAGCGGTCTTTGCAAAGAGTTCTTTGAGAAAGCAGACGAGAAAGCATCACGAAGTACTATTGGCTTATTTGGAATGCGTTTTCCATTTATCAACGATGGGACTATACCTAACAACAATTGTTTAAGCAACGACGCATTATTCAAAATACAAAGTGATGCTATCCGTAAATTAGCCGAAGAAGAGTCATGTCTCTTTGTTGGAAGATGCGCAGATTACATTCTACGGGACAATCCCCACTGCGTTAATATATTTATTTCCGCATCAAAAGAAGACCGTATAAAACGTCTTTGTCTGAAAATGGGTATTGATGCTGAGAAAGCAGAAGGTCTGATGGATAAAACAGACCGGGAACGTGCTTCTTATTACAATTACTATAGTTATAAAATTTGGGGAGCGGCTTCTACTTATCATCTGTGCATTGATTCATCAGCACTTGGAATTGATGAAACTGTGGAATTTATAAAATTATTTATCCGGAAAAAGCTCGGATTATAA
- a CDS encoding response regulator transcription factor, whose product MKTPITTIIVDDESNSIAKLSNDLANYPEIKVIETTTSVEKAKKIIVQHQPDLLFLDIEMPKMNGIELLHEIRTLVHSDMYVVFYSAFDKYVLEALRSSAFDYLIKPYQPEELSNIIKRIKEQPEKGRINVEQSIRRLLTNDRKFALQAISGLLLLRASEVLCFQYIDNMRSWQITMTDFSVHKLRTGIIAKDLLAFSPSFMQINQECILNTDYISSIENKTLKCILYPPFCDFNICASRRYYSKLKEQLDIL is encoded by the coding sequence ATGAAAACACCAATAACTACAATTATAGTAGATGACGAAAGTAATTCGATAGCGAAACTTAGCAACGACTTGGCCAATTACCCTGAAATAAAGGTTATTGAAACAACAACATCAGTAGAAAAAGCAAAAAAAATTATTGTGCAACATCAGCCGGATCTACTTTTTTTAGACATCGAAATGCCTAAAATGAATGGGATTGAATTATTACACGAAATCCGTACTTTAGTCCACTCGGACATGTATGTTGTTTTTTATAGTGCTTTCGACAAATATGTGCTCGAAGCATTACGGTCATCTGCTTTTGATTACTTAATAAAGCCATATCAACCAGAAGAGCTTTCAAATATTATTAAACGTATCAAGGAGCAACCTGAAAAAGGAAGAATTAACGTAGAACAGTCTATACGCCGTTTGCTGACTAATGATCGCAAGTTTGCTCTTCAGGCTATTTCAGGACTTCTTCTATTAAGAGCCAGTGAGGTTCTTTGTTTTCAATATATTGATAATATGCGGAGTTGGCAAATAACAATGACAGATTTCTCTGTTCATAAACTTAGAACAGGAATCATTGCAAAAGATTTACTCGCTTTTAGTCCTTCATTCATGCAAATTAATCAGGAGTGCATCCTTAATACCGATTACATTTCATCTATAGAGAATAAAACATTAAAATGTATCTTATACCCTCCTTTTTGTGATTTCAATATTTGTGCATCAAGAAGATATTATTCAAAGTTAAAAGAACAATTAGATATTCTTTAG
- a CDS encoding histidine kinase, with the protein MNISLQRIKNIFFICILWLTIGSCHTRSSETIVDQYSFVDSLIDYYKNISVQHPDIAKHKLLEIRQIADDSIQYYKLTQFISYADFNNNQIDSAFLLNNKVIQFCNKNPHNITRLAELKTYAYFHRSNFFQIKGKLDSAIFYLKQAHFTVYHTKGHKELANIYIYLAYDYSLLGNYTMANFFYKKAKSTADTQHLNKEVYSSIYTGLAKVYLGLNNLKMTDYYLNQAEKNYKSMSPYKQYVFASIKGNYYYTIKDYRKALGWYIKANAITNSFKLNTYKGIAKCNMGEIYLLLNQTDSAKYYLDKANVCLSKGSFDENKSFYINCLYAELALQKNDLRKAQILLFKNYDLSKINNQNIYLYNKRLESYYERINDFHNAYLYRRRADIQNDSLFKKTISNAILEIDTRYSQDTSLLKHDIIISESKSEVQKMGFISIFSLLLFIISITIFIYYTRKKRNLKRVKLITTITRLRMENVRNRICPHVLYNMLNAVMPVVKQDDNRIHLFRLIIQSLRSNLVASEKIAVALEEEIEFVKNYIEFRKKTNNTPIEVNWCISPDVTLETQIISMVIQIPVENSIKYAFEEEQKDAHIDINISTDKQFLYITIEDNGAGYNPGNHTGDKNSTGFGLKVIFQTIELLNQTKNQEKMYFNIENLKNLSSDLHGTKAMIIIPLKYNFEL; encoded by the coding sequence ATGAATATTTCACTGCAACGCATAAAAAACATCTTTTTTATTTGCATTTTATGGTTAACAATAGGCAGCTGTCATACACGCAGCAGTGAAACGATTGTTGATCAATATTCTTTTGTCGATTCATTAATAGACTATTATAAAAACATATCAGTTCAGCACCCGGATATTGCAAAACACAAACTGTTAGAAATCAGGCAAATAGCAGATGACAGCATTCAATATTATAAGCTTACACAGTTCATTAGTTATGCAGATTTCAATAATAACCAAATTGATTCTGCATTTTTACTAAACAATAAAGTAATCCAATTTTGCAATAAAAATCCACATAACATTACTAGATTAGCTGAATTAAAGACATACGCATATTTTCACAGAAGTAACTTTTTTCAGATTAAAGGTAAACTCGACTCTGCCATTTTTTATCTAAAACAGGCTCATTTTACAGTTTATCACACAAAAGGACATAAAGAATTAGCCAACATCTACATCTATTTAGCTTATGATTATTCTCTTCTGGGAAATTACACAATGGCTAATTTCTTCTATAAGAAAGCAAAATCCACAGCTGACACACAACACTTAAACAAAGAAGTTTACTCATCCATATATACAGGACTCGCAAAAGTTTATTTAGGCCTGAATAATTTAAAAATGACTGATTATTATTTAAATCAGGCAGAAAAAAATTATAAAAGCATGTCGCCTTACAAACAATATGTCTTTGCAAGCATAAAAGGCAACTATTACTATACAATTAAAGACTACAGAAAAGCACTTGGATGGTATATCAAAGCTAATGCAATAACTAATTCATTTAAGCTAAACACTTACAAAGGCATCGCAAAATGTAACATGGGAGAGATCTATCTTTTACTAAATCAAACTGATTCTGCAAAATATTATTTAGACAAAGCAAATGTGTGTCTTTCCAAAGGCAGTTTTGACGAGAACAAATCTTTCTATATAAATTGTCTTTATGCGGAACTGGCATTACAAAAGAACGATTTAAGGAAAGCTCAGATATTGTTATTCAAGAATTATGATCTTTCCAAAATAAACAATCAAAACATTTATCTTTATAACAAAAGGCTAGAATCATATTACGAAAGAATAAATGATTTTCATAATGCATATTTATATAGAAGAAGAGCTGATATTCAGAATGATTCTCTTTTTAAGAAAACTATTTCAAATGCTATTTTAGAAATAGACACACGTTATAGCCAGGACACTTCACTTTTAAAACATGATATTATCATTTCAGAGAGTAAATCTGAAGTGCAAAAAATGGGGTTTATAAGCATCTTCTCTTTATTACTATTTATAATAAGCATCACTATATTTATTTATTATACACGAAAAAAAAGAAATTTAAAACGTGTAAAACTGATAACAACTATAACTAGGTTACGCATGGAAAATGTCCGTAACCGAATATGCCCGCATGTTCTATATAACATGTTAAATGCAGTGATGCCTGTTGTAAAACAAGACGACAACCGCATTCATCTGTTTAGACTAATAATTCAGTCGTTACGTAGCAACCTTGTTGCTTCTGAAAAAATAGCAGTAGCGCTTGAAGAAGAAATAGAATTTGTGAAAAACTACATTGAATTCCGAAAAAAAACCAATAATACACCAATTGAAGTAAATTGGTGTATTTCTCCGGATGTAACATTAGAAACACAAATAATATCAATGGTTATACAGATACCTGTTGAAAACTCCATTAAATACGCTTTCGAGGAAGAACAGAAAGATGCGCATATAGACATCAATATTTCAACCGATAAACAATTTCTTTATATAACCATTGAAGATAACGGAGCGGGATATAATCCAGGCAATCATACTGGGGATAAGAACAGTACCGGATTTGGATTAAAAGTTATATTCCAAACAATAGAATTACTTAATCAGACAAAGAACCAGGAAAAAATGTATTTCAATATTGAGAACCTTAAAAACCTATCATCAGATTTACATGGAACTAAAGCCATGATTATAATTCCATTAAAATATAATTTTGAACTATGA
- a CDS encoding DUF5056 domain-containing protein, with the protein MTEIDDKMINQFFQAEKEEIKDNGFSRRVMRNLPDRGEKLSKIWAAFCTAIGIVLFFLFNGLEAILNILREAFNGAMQSGIAHLDIKSLLLIVLVFIGLGVKKVCQIA; encoded by the coding sequence ATGACAGAAATTGATGATAAAATGATCAACCAATTCTTCCAGGCAGAAAAGGAAGAGATTAAGGACAATGGTTTCTCACGCCGTGTAATGCGCAATTTGCCTGACCGGGGAGAAAAGCTTTCAAAAATATGGGCAGCGTTTTGTACAGCCATAGGAATTGTATTATTCTTTTTATTCAATGGTCTGGAAGCTATACTAAACATTTTGCGGGAAGCATTCAATGGAGCCATGCAAAGCGGAATAGCGCATTTAGATATAAAATCATTACTCCTGATAGTTCTGGTTTTTATAGGCTTAGGAGTAAAAAAAGTTTGCCAGATAGCATAA
- a CDS encoding sigma-70 family RNA polymerase sigma factor, producing MSQLNDISLVAQVVVLKNTRAFDELVKKYQSAIRRFFLNQTLGDSELSDDLAQETFIKAYTNIASFKNLSNFSTWLYRIAYNVFFDYIRSRKETSEIDAREVDAIHNSEQENIGQKMDIYQSLKTLKEVERTCVTLFYMEDVSIEKIAGIIGCPTGTVKSHLSRGKEKLATYLKHNGYDRN from the coding sequence ATGAGCCAGCTCAACGACATATCGTTAGTCGCACAGGTCGTGGTGTTAAAAAATACCAGGGCCTTTGACGAGCTGGTTAAGAAATACCAATCGGCCATCCGAAGGTTCTTTCTTAATCAGACACTCGGCGACAGCGAATTGAGTGACGACCTGGCCCAGGAAACATTTATTAAAGCCTACACAAATATTGCCAGCTTTAAAAATCTGTCGAACTTTTCAACATGGCTTTACCGTATTGCATATAATGTCTTTTTTGATTATATTCGCAGCCGTAAAGAAACATCTGAAATTGATGCGAGAGAGGTGGATGCCATACACAATTCCGAGCAGGAAAATATTGGGCAAAAGATGGATATATATCAGTCACTCAAGACGCTAAAAGAAGTGGAACGAACCTGCGTCACATTATTCTACATGGAAGATGTGAGCATTGAAAAGATAGCGGGAATTATAGGATGCCCCACGGGAACAGTAAAATCACATTTATCCCGGGGCAAAGAGAAATTAGCTACTTACTTAAAACATAACGGTTATGACAGAAATTGA
- a CDS encoding DUF6249 domain-containing protein: MNMKQFMIAFMMMLAISTTMMGQASPKKAALTKEKAGTTLTVESSPSDSAAVDSLSDSENISAEDNGELKSLKTELHGLPFEDSAGLLIPLAAIIFGCAVPVLIIFFIFWYRHKDKQAQFRLAEKALENGKDIPEGLFKEAQEPANIYARGVKNAFLGLGLGIFLWALTGEFGLGCIGFMVMFMGIGQIVIHYTQKPSDKNKLEDKSDEE, encoded by the coding sequence ATGAATATGAAACAATTTATGATTGCATTCATGATGATGCTGGCAATTAGCACCACAATGATGGGTCAAGCCTCACCAAAGAAGGCCGCACTTACAAAAGAAAAAGCAGGGACAACCCTTACAGTGGAAAGCTCACCTTCCGATTCTGCAGCTGTAGATTCGTTGTCAGATTCTGAGAATATTTCAGCAGAAGACAATGGTGAATTAAAATCTTTAAAAACTGAGTTACACGGATTACCTTTTGAAGATTCCGCAGGATTACTTATACCTCTTGCAGCAATTATTTTTGGATGTGCAGTCCCAGTACTAATCATCTTCTTTATCTTCTGGTACAGACATAAAGACAAGCAAGCTCAATTTCGCTTAGCAGAAAAAGCACTGGAAAATGGGAAAGACATCCCCGAAGGACTATTCAAGGAAGCTCAGGAGCCTGCAAACATTTATGCAAGAGGAGTGAAAAACGCTTTCCTTGGCCTAGGTTTAGGAATCTTTCTCTGGGCACTGACCGGTGAATTCGGGCTTGGATGTATTGGCTTTATGGTTATGTTTATGGGCATCGGACAAATTGTGATCCATTACACCCAGAAGCCTTCTGACAAAAATAAATTGGAAGATAAGTCGGACGAAGAATGA